One stretch of Anguilla anguilla isolate fAngAng1 chromosome 5, fAngAng1.pri, whole genome shotgun sequence DNA includes these proteins:
- the rrh gene encoding visual pigment-like receptor peropsin → METAVLNATGDGETHSAFTQTEHNIVAAYLITAGVISLFSNIVVLLMFVKFKELRNATNAIIINLAFTDIGVAGIGYPMSAASDLHGSWKFGYVGCQIYAALNIFFGMASIGLLTVVAIDRYLTICRPDIGQKMTAKSYTTMILTAWINALFWSSMPVLGWASYAPDPTGATCTVNWRNNDASFVSFTMSVIAVNFVIPLSVMFYCYYNVSVTMKRYKASNCLDSINIDWSDQMDVTKMSVVMIVMFLVAWSPYSIVCLWASFGDPLKISAPMAIIAPLFAKSSTFYNPCIYVIANKKFRRAISGMMRCQSRQRITINNQVPMTTSQVPLTQ, encoded by the exons ATGGAGACTGCGGTTTTAAATGCGACGGGGGACGGCGAAACGCACTCCGCGTTCACGCAGACCGAACACAACATCGTGGCCGCCTACCTGATCACAGCAG GGGTCATCAGCCTGTTCAGCAACATCGTGGTGCTGCTCATGTTCGTCAAGTTCAAGGAGCTCCGCAACGCCACCAATGCCATCATCATCAACCTGGCCTTCACCGACATCGGCGTCGCCGGCATCGGGTACCCCATGTCGGCCGCGTCCGATCTCCACGGCAGCTGGAAGTTCGGCTACGTCGGTTGTCAG ATTTATGCAGCCCTGAACATCTTCTTTGGAATGGCGAGTATTGGGCTGCTCACAGTGGTTGCCATTGACCGCTACTTGACCATCTGCAGACCAGACATAG gGCAGAAGATGACCGCAAAGTCTTACACCACCATGATTCTGACCGCCTGGATCAACGCTCTGTTCTGGTCCTCCATGCCCGTGTTGGGCTGGGCCAGCTACGCCCCGGATCCGACCGGGGCCACGTGCACCGTCAACTGGAGGAACAACGATGC gtCGTTTGTGTCCTTCACCATGTCTGTGATTGCGGTGAACTTCGTCATCCCCCTCTCCGTCATGTTCTACTGCTACTACAACGTGTCAGTAACCATGAAGAGGTACAAAGCTAGCAACTGCCTGGACAGCATCAACATAGACTGGTCAGACCAGATGGACGTCACCAAG ATGTCTGTAGTGATGATCGTGATGTTCCTCGTCGCTTGGTCGCCCTACTCCATTGTGTGCCTCTGGGCCTCCTTCGGTGATCCCCTAAAGATCTCCGCCCCCATGGCCATCATCGCACCCCTGTTTGCCAAGTCCTCCACCTTCTACAACCCCTGCATATATGTCATCGCCAACAAGAA GTTCAGGAGAGCCATCTCTGGAATGATGCGGTGCCAGAGCAGGCAGCGAATCACCATCAACAACCAGGTTCCCATGACGACCTCCCAGGTGCCTCTTACACAGTGA
- the dapp1 gene encoding dual adapter for phosphotyrosine and 3-phosphotyrosine and 3-phosphoinositide, with translation MSGSGSLYSECSSQEGPDELDTLGWYHYDLSRHAAEALLLSNGKDGSYLLRNSHEGPNFLALSVRAKDSVKHFHVKREGEGYSFGFNVYPSLQNFVEHFANQPLLGSDSGTLIMLRCPYPRRVEEPSIYESVRVHTAMQTGRTEKDLVANAPSLGTKEGYLVKQGALVKNWKTRWFTLNRNELKYFKDKTFDEPIRTLDLTSCSAVQFDYSQERVNCFCLVFPERTFYLCAKTGVEADEWIKILRWKLSQLRKGR, from the exons ATGAGCGGCAGCGGTTCGTTGTACAGTGAGTGCTCCAGCCAGGAGGGACCGGATGAGCTGGACACGCTAGG TTGGTACCACTATGACCTGTCCCGGCACGCTGCGGAGGCCCTGCTCCTGTCCAACGGGAAGGACGGCAGCTACCTGCTCCGAAACAGCCACGAGGGACCCAACTTCCTGGCACTCTCTGTACG GGCGAAGGATTCTGTGAAGCACTTCCACGTAAAGCGGGAGGGCGAGGGCTATTCTTTCGGCTTCAACGTGTATCCCTCTCTTCAGAACTTCGTGGAGCACTTTGCCAACCAGCCTCTACTGGGCAGCGATTCAG gcacTCTAATCATGTTGAGATGCCCATACCCTCGGAGAGTGGAGGAGCCGTCCATCTACGAGTCCGTGCGGGTGCACACAGCCATGCAGACCGGCCGCACAGAGAAAGACCTGGTGGCCAACGCCCCCTCC CTGGGCACGAAAGAGGGCTATCTGGTCAAGCAGGGAGCATTAGTCAAG AACTGGAAAACAAGGTGGTTTACCTTAAACAGGAATGAACTCAAATACTTCAAAGACAAAACG TTTGATGAGCCGATTCGAACCCTGGACCTCACATCCTGCTCTGCGGTGCAGTTCGACTACTCTCAGGAGAGGGTGAACTGTTTCTG tttGGTGTTTCCCGAGAGGACGTTTTACTTGTGCGCAAAGACCGGCGTGGAGGCGGACGAGTGGATTAAGATACTGCGTTGGAAGCTG TCACAGTTACGAAAAGGCCGGTGA
- the lamtor3 gene encoding ragulator complex protein LAMTOR3 codes for MADELKRYLYKQLPSVEGLHAIVVTDRDGVPVIKVANDNAPEYALRPGFLSTFALATDQGSKLGLSKNKSIICYYNTYQIVQFNRLPLVISFIASSSANTGLIISLEKELVPLIEELRQVVEVS; via the exons ATGGCCGAT gAACTGAAGCGGTATCTCTATAAACAGCTACCAAG TGTCGAAGGCCTGCATGCAATTGttgtgacagacagagatggagttCCTGTAATTAAAG TTGCCAACGACAACGCACCGGAATATGCCCTTCGTCCAGGGTTCCTCTCAACCTTCGCTCTGGCCACAGATCAGGGCAGCAAACTGGGCCTGTCCAAGAACAAGAGTATCATCTGCTACTACAACACGTATCAG ATAGTGCAGTTTAACCGCTTGCCGTTGGTGATCAGCTTCATTGCAAGCAGTAGTGCTAACACAg GTTTGATTATCAGTCTGGAGAAGGAGTTGGTGCCATTGATCGAGGAGCTGAGGCAGGTGGTGGAGGTGTCATAG